One Chanodichthys erythropterus isolate Z2021 chromosome 10, ASM2448905v1, whole genome shotgun sequence DNA segment encodes these proteins:
- the hvcn1 gene encoding voltage-gated hydrogen channel 1 — protein MSRYLKHFTAVGDEQSTAAQWHEDEPHDASEDIELATGQHLEQVSFRDSLRRLYKTERFQIVVVCLVVLDAIFVLCELLIDLSIIQADHHRIAPQVFHYLSLALLTFFMVELSGKIYAYRLEFLHHKFEVFDGIVVVVSFILDIVYISKEDAFDAMGLLILLRLWRVARIINGILISVKNRAHHKVQKLKAINEKLVHQVNELQERNTKMNEENTRLRVLLKQHSIEF, from the exons ATGTCCCGTTATTTGAAGCATTTCACAGCGGTGGGTGATGAGCAAAGCACCGCCGCCCAGTGGCATGAAGATGAACCGCACGACGCCAGTGAAGACATTGAGCTCGCCACAGGGCAGCACTTGGAGCAGGTCAGCTTCAGGGACTCCCTACGCCGCCTCTACAAAACAGAGAGGTTTCAG ATTGTTGTTGTGTGCTTGGTCGTCTTGGATGCCATTTTTGTTCTATGCGAGTTGCTTATTGACTTGTCTATCATTCAAGCAGATCATCACAGAATCGCCCCGCAG GTATTCCACTATCTCAGCCTCGCCCTCCTCACGTTCTTTATGGTGGAGCTTTCTGGAAAAATCTATGCCTATCGCCTAGAATTCCTCCACCATAAGTTCGAGGTGTTTGATGGAATTGTGGTGGTGGTATCCTTCATCCTGGATATTGTATATATATCGAAGGAAGATGCATTTGATGCCATGGGGCTTCTGATCTTGCTCAGGCTGTGGAGAGTGGCCAGGATCATTAATG GTATCTTGATCTCGGTGAAAAATCGTGCCCATCACAAAGTTCAGAAACTAAAGGCGATCAATGAAAAACTTGTTCATCAAGTCAATGAACTTCAAGAGCGGAACACAAAAATG AATGAAGAAAACACCAGGCTTCGTGTGCTCTTAAAACAGCACAGCATTGAGTTTTGA
- the tctn1 gene encoding tectonic-1 gives MAVLCCLIILTYLETALCIEDTNTTENVNVTLGDKNDTSSGRDESLNFTELGVSSTSSNFPSPTAWTPESVTAFPEQTESSESFIPNVTPESPRAATTAPPLLVSGVLPVPLTDVVKLCPCNLQNEQCDINCCCDPDCTEELSLFTDCSVDRVSNDPRLCNQESAVYSLSSTQEGLSQVQSTVQREVNPDVFCIQSANYEEGLTFATPEVPTEENFDSLFGRFLGFFFGRQSMTSALQSPDVANLPGYQYGDVIQTVNEEGEQEFFTFPAAAGTAHCLDANPAGFLKDQTSRCMRNFDLGRDCATLQALGLGTYINFNIRSGKKQEATVIGVEVAAITLQSLEGTRTPVDPADFADYFPVVLESGDICNNVVLQVKYTFRYSEAGEILNVLASFLLGAIKSVTVPIQQEFHITFYMQEISSTAGLQFSGNPGYVVGRPLVSGTRTADGIVQSADPKGSLTILQNSVNQDCLLGSSQRSPVLFGIDMLSGCTLKLSDGVNCSLISEVILWALKGQSFPDHVASFGNSLPQNPLDWVPIQNQTITSGTQACSIPLSYHVEVKWTKYGTLLNPQAQIVSVMETIITNTSSLAFLTSTSGLLSVTSSVRFIDVSAPASPGFKVPPTIDAKLPFDFFFPFV, from the exons ATGGCGGTGTTGTGTTGTCTTATTATTCTGACATATTTAGAAACCGCGCTCTGCATTGAAGACACGAACACTACAGAAAACGTTAATGTAACACTCGGAGACAAAAACGACACGTCTTCTGGTCGAGATGAATCGCTTAATTTCACGGAGCTAGGAGTCAGTTCTACTTCGTCTAATTTCCCCTCTCCAACAGCCTGGACGCCCGAATCCGTGACCGCATTCCCCGAACAGACCGAGTCCTCGGAGAGCTTCATCCCCAATGTGACCCCCGAATCCCCGCGAGCCGCCACAACAGCACCGCCTCTGCTCGTGTCCGGTGTCCTCCCTGTCCCGCTTACCGATG TCGTTAAGCTGTGTCCGTGCAACCTGCAGAATGAGCAGTGCGACATCAACTGCTGCTGTGATCCAGACTGCACAGAGGAGCTGTCTCTCTTCACCGACTGCTCAGTAGACAGAGTCAG TAATGACCCCAGACTGTGCAACCAGGAATCAGCCGTCTATTCCTTGAGCTCTACACAAGAAGGTTTATCTCAAGTTCAGTCCACTGTCCAGCGAGAGGTCAACCCTGATGTCTTCTGCATTCAGTCTGCTAACT ATGAAGAAGGCTTGACATTTGCAACACCAGAAGTTCCTACTGAGGAGAATTTTGACTCACTTTTTGGCCGATTTTTGGGATTCTTCTTTGGCCGTCAGAGCATGACCAGTGCACTTCAAAGTCCTGATGTGGCAAATTTGCCAGGATATCAG TATGGAGATGTCATTCAAACAGTGAATGAGGAGGGAGAGCAGGAGTTTTTCACCTTTCCTGCCGCCGCGGGCACAGCTCACTGCTTAGACGCAAACCCTGCAG GTTTTCTGAAGGACCAGACAAGCAGATGTATGAGGAACTTTGATTTGGGGCGTGATTGTGCAACACTTCAAGCTCTGGGCTTGGGGACTtatattaatttcaacattcGTTCT GGGAAAAAACAGGAAGCTACA GTTATTGGAGTAGAAGTGGCAGCCATTACCCTGCAGTCTTTGGAGGGTACACGGACGCCAGTGGACCCAGCTGACTTTGCAGACTATTTTCCTGTGGTCCTGGAGTCCGGTGACATTTGCAACAATGTTGTTCTGCAG GTTAAATACACTTTTAGGTACAGTGAAGCTGGGGAAATCCTGAATGTGTTGGCATCGTTTTTGCTGGGAGCCATTAAAAGTGTCACGGTGCCCATTCAACAAGAGTTTCATATTACATTCtacatgcag GAGATCTCTAGCACAGCAGGGTTACAGTTTAGTGGCAATCCTGGCTATGTGGTGGGACGACCCCTTGTGTCCGGAACAAGAACAGCGGA TGGGATAGTTCAGTCTGCTGACCCAAAAGGATCACTTACTATCCTCCAAAACTCTGTAAATCAGGATTGCTTGCTTGGCTCTTCTCAGCGCTCCCCTGTCTTATTTGGGATTGACATGCTATCAGGCTGCACTCTGAA GCTGTCTGACGGGGTTAATTGTTCTCTGATATCTGAAGTCATTTTATGGGCGCTAAAAGGGCAGAGCTTCCCCGATCATGTGGCCTCGTTTGGGAACTCCTTGCCTCAGAACCCCTTGGACTGGGTGCCAATACAAAACCAAACAATAACATCG GGAACACAGGCTTGCAGCATACCACTGTCTTACCATGTTGAAGTAAAATGGACAAAGTATGGAACCTTGTTGAACCCCCAGGCTCAGATTGTGAGCGTCATGGAAACAATCATCACTAACACCAGCAGTTTG GCCTTTCTTACCAGTACCAGCGGTCTACTGTCGGTCACAAGCTCAGTGCGTTTTATTGATGTGTCTGCACCTGCCAGCCCAGGATTCAAAGTTCCTCCTACAATTGATGCCAAACTGCCCTTTGACTTTTTCTTTCCATTTGTATAA